The DNA region CATAGCCCCCCTGCTGGCGGAGCTACTCAAGCCGGTCATAGTCCCCCTCTACACCATGGTGGGGGCGGATCCCTCCATGTTCGCCACCACCCTTCTGGCCTGTGACATGGGTGGTTACCCCTTGGCCATGAAGATGGCCATAAACCCCACGGTTGGCAAGTTCGCGGGGATAATCCTGGGATCCATGATGGGGCCCACCATAGTCTTCTCCATCCCGGTGGCGCTGGGGATCATAGAGAAGAAGGACCATCCCGCCCTGGCCAAGGGGATCCTCATAGGGATGATCACCATCCCCCTGGGGTGCTTCGCCGGGGGGCTACTGATGCTCAATGGGGAGTTCCCCTTCATGGTGATGCTCATCAACCTGGTGCCGGTGGTGGTCTTCTCCGTCCTGATAGTGCTGGGGCTCAAGATGATCCCCGAGACCATGATCCGGGGGTTCATCCTCTTCGGCAAGGGGGTTGTGTCGGTGATCACCATAGGGCTGGCCATGGGCATAATCGAGGCCCTCTCCCCCTTCCGGTTCTTCCCCGAGGGGTCCCCAATGGCGCTGACCCCCCTTACGGAGTCCTATGCGGTCATGGGGGCCATCGCCATAGTCCTGGCGGGCGCTTTCCCCATGGTGTCCTTCATAACCAAGGTCTTCAATAAGCCCCTCATGGCCTTCGGCAAGAGGCTGGGGATGAACGACGTGTCCGCCGCGGGTATGGTGGCCACCTTGGCCAACAACATCCCCATGTTCACCATGATGAAGGACATGGACGAGCGGGGCAAGGTGATAAACGTGGCCTTCGCGGTCAGCGCCGCCTTCGTCTTTGGCGATCACCTGGGCTTCACCGCCGGGGTGGAGCGGGGGCTGATCCTGGCCATGATAGTGGGCAAGTTGGTTGGGGGGATCACTGCGGTGATCCTGGCCTGCAAGTTCACCCCGGCCAATGGCCAGGCCAAGTAGGTGGGATTCGAGCCCTTTGGGCGGGGGCCTGAGGGTCCCCGCCGGCTCCCCTTGGGGGGGCTGGATCTACAGGAGCTTCATCCCCAGGCCCTGGAGCCTGGAGGGGAAGCCCGCGGAGGGGGTGTGTCCTTTGAACCGGGAAGAGCTTAAGGGAATGATCAGGGAGGTACTTCTGGACATACTGAAGGACCAGGGGGTGGAGGGGTCGTCGGTACCCAAGGTCCGGGACCCCAGCGGGGTGCTGGCGGTCAGGGCCGGGGAGGTCCGGCCCGAGAGGTTCGACACCGGCAAGCCCTCGGACCGGGTCTACCTCAAGGACATCCTCTCCCTGGAGGAGAGCCCCCGGCTGGGGTGCGGGGTGATGGAGATGGAGAGGAGCACCTTCAAGTGGACCCTCCGGTACGACGAGGTGGACTACGTGATAGACGGGACCCTGGAGATAGTGGTGGACGGCCGGCGGGTGGTGGGGCACAAGGGGGACGTGATCTTCATCCCCGCCAACTCCACCATCCACTTCAGCACCCCGGACTTCGTCCGGTTCCTCTACGTGACCTATCCCGCCGACTGGGCATCCCAGTGACGGGGGTGATCCCATGAAGCTGGTGACCGAGCAGGACCTGAGGGCCCAGATAGGGGGTAAGGAGGTGGACCGGTACGTGGTGGACCGGGACACCATAGTTACCCCGTCGGCCCGGCAGTACCTGTCGGATAGGCGGATCCAGCTGGTGGTGGAGAGCCCCAAGGTGGACCTCCCCGCCGGGGAGGAAGAGGGGCCCCGGGAGGTCCTCCGGGCTGCCCTTCCTGCCCCCTTTGTTGGCCCCGACGGGGGGGCCTTCCGGGAGAAGCCGGAGCACATGACCCACCTAAAGGGGAACCGGCTGGTCCCCAAGGGGCATCCGGTGATCGCATTCCGGGGCAAGCTGGACACCCTGCAGGCCCGGATAGTGGCCCTGCAGGCCCGGGCAGCGGAGGTGGGCCGGGAGGACCTGGCGGAGGAGCTGGAGGACTTCCTTGGCCTGGTGAGGGGGCTGGTGAGCGCGGAGGTGATGGGCTCGCCGGTGGAGGAGATCCCCCTCATGGGGATGGAGTGGGATCAGATAAGGCGCATGTCCCACAACCCCCGGAAGCACTTTGGAATTGGGCACATAAGGGCCCACTACTCCATGGGGTCCATATGCGCGGAGCTGAACCTGCTCAGGGCCTTAGCCCGGGAGGCGGAGCTGGCGGCCTTCAAGGCCTTCAACCGGGAGGAGGGACCGAGCCGGCCGGACGTGATAAGGGCACTCAACCGGCTCAGCAGTGCCTTCTACGTGATGATGTACCGGAACCTTCCCAAGGGGTACGATAAGGAGTACTGATTTTTCAGGGGGGTGTGACATGGGGGAGGTGCTCACCAGCGTTGGCATAGACATAGGCACCACCACAACCCAGCTTATCTTCAGCCAGCTGGTGCTGGACGACCGGGCCGCCATGTCCTCCGCACCCAGCGTGTCGGTGGTGGAGAAGCGGGTGATCTACCGGAGCCGGATCCACTTCACCCCCCTTCTGTCCCCCACGGAGATAGACGCCCGGGCGGTGAGGCGCCTGGTGGAGGAGGAGTACCGGCTGGCGGGGGTGGATCCCCGGGAGGTGAACGCTGGGGCGGTGATAATAACCGGTGACACCGCCCGGAAGGAGAACGCCCAGGCGGTCCTGGAGAGCGTGGAGGGCATGGCGGGGGACTTCGTGGTGGCCACCGCCGGTTCAGACCTGGAGGCCATCCTGGCCGGCAAGGGGTCGGGGGCGGAGGCCCTCTCCAGGCGGGAGGGCTCCACGGTGGCCAACCTGGACGTGGGTGGCGGGACCACCAACGTGGCGGTCTTCCGGGAGGGGCACGTGGTGGATACCTCGTGCCTCAACGTGGGGGGACGGCTCGTCCGCCTCTCCCAGGATGGCACGGTGGAGCATGTGTCGGACCTGATATCCCCGGTGCTGGATCACCTGGGGCTCCGGATCCGGGCGGGGGATCGGCTGGAGCCTAAGGTGGCGGAGTCCATCTGCGGACGGATGGCTTCCCTGTGCGATGAGCTCCTGGGGCTGGTCCCCAGGACATCCCTGCTGGATCGGATGCTGACGTCCCACGACCTGAAGGACCCCCGCAGGGAGCTGGACCGGATAACCATATCCGGTGGGGTGGGGGACTGCATCCACCAGGGGGTGTGGGACGATCCCTATCGGTACGGGGACCTGGGGGTCCTTCTGGCCCGGGCCATGATGGGCACCCGGATGTTCGCCCTGGGTAAGGTGGTCCCCCCGGAGGAGACCATAAGGGCCACGGTGGTGGGGGCCGGGAGCCACTCCATGGAGCTGAGCGGCAGCACCATAGGGTTCAGCCACGATGGGGTCTTTCCCCTGAGGAACCTGCCGATCCTCAGGGTGTCCGAGGCGGAGGAGGCCCACTGCCTGCCCCAGGCGTTGAGGGAGAGGCTGGGCTGGTTCATGGACTCTGCGGGGGAGCAGATGAGGGTGGCCCTGGCGCTCAAGGGGTTGAGCAACCCATCCTTTGAGGAGGTCCAGCGTCTGGCGGAGGAGATCCTGGAGGGGCTGGGGGACTACCCGGTCAGGTCAGGGCTCTTGGTCCTGGTGGTGGAGCGGGACATGGGGAAGGCGCTGGGCTACGCCCTTTCGAGCCGGCTGCCCCAGGACGTGAGGGTGGTCAGCGTGGACGGCGTGAGGGTTGAGAACGGGGACTACGTGGACATAGGCCGTCCCCTGGCCCGGGGGCGGGTGTTGCCGGTGGTGATAAAGACCCTGGTCTTCGGGGCCTGAGGGGGGGTTAGATGGAGGATCTGGTGAGCGCCGTGAGGGACGCGGGGGTGGTCGGGGCCGGTGGGGCCGGGTTCCCCACCCATGTGAAGCTTGGCGGCGGGTGTGAGTCGGTCCTGGTGAACGGGGCGGAGTGCGAGCCCCTTCTTGAGGTGGATCAGCAGCTGATGGCCCTGTACCCCTCCAGGGTGTTGGAGGCGCTGGACGCGGTGGTCCGGTCCCTGGGGGCCCGGGAGGGGATCATAGGCATCAAAGACAAGTACCGGGAGGCCTTGGAGGCCCTGGGGGGCGAGATCGGTGGGTTCCCATCCCTCCGTTTGCACGTGTTGCCCAACGTCTACCCCGCCGGGGACGAGCAGGTGCTTGTCTACGAGGCCACGGGTCGGATAGTGCCCGAGGGGGGGATCCCCCTGGAGGTGGGGGTTGTGGTGCTCAACGTGGAGACCCTCCTCAATATCTGGGGGGCCATGCGGGGCATCCCGGTGACGGAGAAGTACCTCACCGTCTGCGGGGAGGTGCATAGACCCGCCACAGTGAGGGTCCCCCTCGGGGTCTCGTTCGGTGAGGTGGTAGCGGCGGTGGGGGGCAGTCCCCTTAAGGATTTCGTGGTGATCGACGGGGGCCCCATGATGGGGAGGGTGGTCCGGCGCATGGACGAGCCGGTTACCAAGACCACCAAGGGGCTCATAGTGCTCCCGCCGGACCATCCCCTGGTGGTGGCCAAGGAGAGGGACATGAGGTCCATGATGAGCCTGGCCAAGACCGCCTGCTGTCACTGCATGCTCTGCACCGACCTTTGTCCCCGTTACCTGCTGGGACATCGGCTGAGGCCCGACAAGCTGATGCGCCTTGCGGCCTACAACGACACCTGTGAGGGGGATGCGGCGGCCACCGAGGCCTTCCTGTGCTGCGAGTGCGGCATGTGCGAGGTGGCATGCGTCATGGGGCTGCAGCCCTGGAAGTTGAACCGGGAGCTCAAGTCCCGGATGGGCAGGATGGGGATAAGGAACCCCCACCGAGAGGCCCCTAAGGAGGTCAACCCCTTCAGGTCCTTCCGGGGTTTCCCGACGCCTAAGCTGCTTGGCAGGCTTGGGCTCTCCCGGTACGGTGGGGTGCACGCCCCCATGGGGGAGGTGGAGGTTCAGCCCCGGCGGCTTGTGTTGAAGCTGAAGCAGCACATAGGAGCCCCCTCGGTCCCGGTGGTGGCCCCCGGGAAGAGGGTCGCAAGAGGGGAGCTCCTGGCCCGGCTGGGGGGGAACGTGTCGGCTAACCTTCACGCCCCCTTGGGGGGGCTGGTGGAGTCCGTGGGGGAGGATCTGCTGGTCCTCCGGGTGTCAGATGATCTTGGGGGGGTTGAAGCTTGAAGGGAGCCATAGGCCTTGTGGAGTACAAGACGGTGCCCAAGGGGGTTGAGGCGGCGGACGCCATGCTGAAGGCGTCGGAGGTCAGGCTCCTCTTCTCGTCCCCCATATGTCCCGGCAAGTACGTGACTATAGTGGCTGGAGAGGTGGATGCGGTGAGGACTGCGGTGGGTAAGGCGGTGCAGGTGGGAGGCATCTTCACCGTGGACTCCCACGTGCTCCCCAACGTCCACCCGTCGGTGATCCCCGCATTGACCGCCACGGGGGAGTACGGGGACGTGGAGGCCCTGGGGCTGGTGGAGACCATATCCGCTGTAGCGGCGGTCTCGGCGGGGGACGTGGCCGCCAAGGCCGCGTCGGTTAGCCTTCTGGAGATAAGGATCGCCCGGGGTCTGGGGGGCAAGGGGTTCGTGGTGGTGACCGGTGACCTGGGAAGCGTGGAGGCCTCCATCCGGGCCTGCGAGAGGAAGCTCGGGGAGGAGGGGGGCATCGTCAGCACCGCGGTGATAGCATCCCCCCACCGGGATCTGGTCTCCGCCATGCTCTAGGGGGTCTGTCCCTCCAGGCCGAGCCTCCTGGCCAGGTCCTGGATCCCCTGGCCGGAGACGGAG from Thermanaerovibrio acidaminovorans DSM 6589 includes:
- a CDS encoding ethanolamine utilization protein EutH; its protein translation is MGINDVILYVMTGFMVIGAVDRAFFGNRWGFGEKFEEGFMAMGSLMLAMGGVITIAPLLAELLKPVIVPLYTMVGADPSMFATTLLACDMGGYPLAMKMAINPTVGKFAGIILGSMMGPTIVFSIPVALGIIEKKDHPALAKGILIGMITIPLGCFAGGLLMLNGEFPFMVMLINLVPVVVFSVLIVLGLKMIPETMIRGFILFGKGVVSVITIGLAMGIIEALSPFRFFPEGSPMALTPLTESYAVMGAIAIVLAGAFPMVSFITKVFNKPLMAFGKRLGMNDVSAAGMVATLANNIPMFTMMKDMDERGKVINVAFAVSAAFVFGDHLGFTAGVERGLILAMIVGKLVGGITAVILACKFTPANGQAK
- a CDS encoding cupin domain-containing protein, whose translation is MARPSRWDSSPLGGGLRVPAGSPWGGWIYRSFIPRPWSLEGKPAEGVCPLNREELKGMIREVLLDILKDQGVEGSSVPKVRDPSGVLAVRAGEVRPERFDTGKPSDRVYLKDILSLEESPRLGCGVMEMERSTFKWTLRYDEVDYVIDGTLEIVVDGRRVVGHKGDVIFIPANSTIHFSTPDFVRFLYVTYPADWASQ
- a CDS encoding cobalamin adenosyltransferase yields the protein MKLVTEQDLRAQIGGKEVDRYVVDRDTIVTPSARQYLSDRRIQLVVESPKVDLPAGEEEGPREVLRAALPAPFVGPDGGAFREKPEHMTHLKGNRLVPKGHPVIAFRGKLDTLQARIVALQARAAEVGREDLAEELEDFLGLVRGLVSAEVMGSPVEEIPLMGMEWDQIRRMSHNPRKHFGIGHIRAHYSMGSICAELNLLRALAREAELAAFKAFNREEGPSRPDVIRALNRLSSAFYVMMYRNLPKGYDKEY
- the eutA gene encoding ethanolamine ammonia-lyase reactivating factor EutA, which translates into the protein MGEVLTSVGIDIGTTTTQLIFSQLVLDDRAAMSSAPSVSVVEKRVIYRSRIHFTPLLSPTEIDARAVRRLVEEEYRLAGVDPREVNAGAVIITGDTARKENAQAVLESVEGMAGDFVVATAGSDLEAILAGKGSGAEALSRREGSTVANLDVGGGTTNVAVFREGHVVDTSCLNVGGRLVRLSQDGTVEHVSDLISPVLDHLGLRIRAGDRLEPKVAESICGRMASLCDELLGLVPRTSLLDRMLTSHDLKDPRRELDRITISGGVGDCIHQGVWDDPYRYGDLGVLLARAMMGTRMFALGKVVPPEETIRATVVGAGSHSMELSGSTIGFSHDGVFPLRNLPILRVSEAEEAHCLPQALRERLGWFMDSAGEQMRVALALKGLSNPSFEEVQRLAEEILEGLGDYPVRSGLLVLVVERDMGKALGYALSSRLPQDVRVVSVDGVRVENGDYVDIGRPLARGRVLPVVIKTLVFGA
- a CDS encoding 4Fe-4S dicluster domain-containing protein, with protein sequence MEDLVSAVRDAGVVGAGGAGFPTHVKLGGGCESVLVNGAECEPLLEVDQQLMALYPSRVLEALDAVVRSLGAREGIIGIKDKYREALEALGGEIGGFPSLRLHVLPNVYPAGDEQVLVYEATGRIVPEGGIPLEVGVVVLNVETLLNIWGAMRGIPVTEKYLTVCGEVHRPATVRVPLGVSFGEVVAAVGGSPLKDFVVIDGGPMMGRVVRRMDEPVTKTTKGLIVLPPDHPLVVAKERDMRSMMSLAKTACCHCMLCTDLCPRYLLGHRLRPDKLMRLAAYNDTCEGDAAATEAFLCCECGMCEVACVMGLQPWKLNRELKSRMGRMGIRNPHREAPKEVNPFRSFRGFPTPKLLGRLGLSRYGGVHAPMGEVEVQPRRLVLKLKQHIGAPSVPVVAPGKRVARGELLARLGGNVSANLHAPLGGLVESVGEDLLVLRVSDDLGGVEA
- a CDS encoding BMC domain-containing protein, encoding MKGAIGLVEYKTVPKGVEAADAMLKASEVRLLFSSPICPGKYVTIVAGEVDAVRTAVGKAVQVGGIFTVDSHVLPNVHPSVIPALTATGEYGDVEALGLVETISAVAAVSAGDVAAKAASVSLLEIRIARGLGGKGFVVVTGDLGSVEASIRACERKLGEEGGIVSTAVIASPHRDLVSAML